From a single Brassica oleracea var. oleracea cultivar TO1000 chromosome C5, BOL, whole genome shotgun sequence genomic region:
- the LOC106343842 gene encoding uncharacterized protein LOC106343842 isoform X1 — translation MFFSRSVLAIVFGSGTGYDLFQVFHLRPMCFVNIISDEFYAAWKDRILLLGSVSVESEGSSESASSSRLCGCLKGDGDGDGDSKVSLLRVGSFQRERCDSVFKFSYVQRMMSCLWGMEEGERDELDVIVCVEVM, via the exons ATGTTCTTCTCCCGATCCGTCCTTGCAATAG TATTTGGAAGTGGTACTGGATACGACCTCTTTCAGGTCTTTCATTTGAGGCCAATGTGTTTTGTTAACATCATTTCCGATGAGTTCTACGCCGCTTGGAAAGATCGGATTTTGCTTCTCGGCTCCGTCTCCGTGGAGAGCGAAGGTAGTAGTGAATCTGCTTCATCCTCGCGTTTGTGTGGATGTCTGAAGGGTGATGGTGATGGTGATGGTGATTCAAAGGTTAGTCTTTTACGGGTTGGTTCGTTCCAGCGCGAGCGTTGTGATTCTGTTTTTAAGTTTAGTTATGTACAAAGGATGATGAGTTGTCTGTGGGGGATGGAAGAAGGGGAAAGAGACGAGCTTGATGTGATCGTGTGTGTTGAAGTTATGTGA
- the LOC106343842 gene encoding uncharacterized protein LOC106343842 isoform X2 — MFFSRSVLAIVFGSGTGYDLFQVFHLRPMCFVNIISDEFYAAWKDRILLLGSVSVESEGSSESASSSRLCGCLKGDGDGDGDSKDDELSVGDGRRGKRRA, encoded by the exons ATGTTCTTCTCCCGATCCGTCCTTGCAATAG TATTTGGAAGTGGTACTGGATACGACCTCTTTCAGGTCTTTCATTTGAGGCCAATGTGTTTTGTTAACATCATTTCCGATGAGTTCTACGCCGCTTGGAAAGATCGGATTTTGCTTCTCGGCTCCGTCTCCGTGGAGAGCGAAGGTAGTAGTGAATCTGCTTCATCCTCGCGTTTGTGTGGATGTCTGAAGGGTGATGGTGATGGTGATGGTGATTCAAAG GATGATGAGTTGTCTGTGGGGGATGGAAGAAGGGGAAAGAGACGAGCTTGA
- the LOC106343275 gene encoding protein SIP5: MGNKLGKKRQVVEERYTKPQQGLLYMNKDVDFKKVKKLILESKLAPCYPGAEESSCHDLEECPICYLYYPSLNRSRCCLKSICTECFLRMKNPTSARPTQCPYCKTSNYAVEYRGGKTKEEKSIEQIEEQRVIEAKIRIRQKEVEEERMQKRLESPSSSRTSEVTANTEYGSAADEDEETVSSQDSCVTSHPRVSRDGEFDYDLEDIMVMEAIWLSVQEPGSQMNNSPEEDHNVGPLMPSSSSSSPSGGLACAIAVLAERQQMVGESSSNQNVNISLHNMGPGMCNSSHYNAMEQDSNHYRQATGISDTTRSDLTDDSGREVSREVTWQ, from the exons ATGGGTAATAAGCTGGGAAAGAAGAGACAGGTTGTGGAGGAAAGATACACAAAGCCACAACAAGGTTTATTATACATGAACAAAGATGTCGACTTCAAAAAGGTTAAGAAACTCATCTTGGAGTCTAAGCTTGCTCCTTGCTATCCTGGTGCTGAAGAAAGCTCTTGTCATGATCTTGAAGAATGTCCAATTTGCTATCTG TACTATCCGAGCCTCAATAGGTCAAGATGTTGTTTGAAAAGCATTTGTACAG AGTGTTTTCTGCGGATGAAGAATCCTACTTCAGCTCGACCTACTCA ATGTCCGTATTGCAAAACATCAAACTATGCTGTTGAGTATCGTGGAGGGAAGACTAAAGAGGAGAAGAGCATTGAACAAATT GAAGAGCAGCGAGTTATAGAAGCCAAAATAAGGATTAGGCAGAAGGAAGTTGAGGAAGAAAGAATGCAGAAACGTCTGGAATCACCTTCTTCTTCTAGGACAAGTGAAGTGACAGCTAATACTGAATATGGTTCTGCTGCAG ATGAGGATGAGGAAACTGTTTCATCTCAAGACTCATGTGTTACATCACACCCTCGGGTTAGCAG GGATGGTGAGTTTGACTATGATCTTGAGGATATAATGGTGATGGAAGCAATATGGCTCTCGGTTCAG GAACCTGGAAGTCAGATGAATAACTCTCCTGAAGAAGATCATAATGTAGGACCATTGATGCCGTCGTCTTCATCATCTTCCCCATCTGGTGGGCTAGCTTGTGCAATCGCTGTTCTTGCTGAACGCCAGCAAATGGTTGGCGAATCTTCCTCCAATCAAAACGTTAACATTTCATTACACAACATGGGTCCGGGCATGTGCAACAGCAGTCATTACAATGCCATGGAACAAGATAGTAACCATTACCGTCAAGCAACAGGAATCAGCGATACAACGAGATCTGATTTGACTGACGATAGTGGCAGAGAGGTTTCCAGGGAAGTTACATGGCAATAG
- the LOC106343276 gene encoding VQ motif-containing protein 1, with product MSRVRSEPMKVVFINTQYVQTDTRSFKTVVQELTGKNAIVADGPFEFSGHGYGRKDSSPQFSGGGREAEGGVETTEFDNFFREMPPVGELYNLWSES from the coding sequence ATGTCGAGAGTGAGATCTGAGCCGATGAAGGTTGTCTTCATAAACACACAGTACGTCCAGACAGATACTCGTAGCTTCAAGACGGTTGTTCAAGAACTCACCGGTAAAAACGCCATCGTCGCTGACGGTCCTTTCGAGTTCTCAGGCCATGGTTACGGCAGAAAAGACTCGTCACCACAGTTTTCGGGAGGCGGAAGAGAAGCAGAAGGAGGTGTGGAGACGACGGAGTTCGATAACTTTTTCAGGGAGATGCCTCCGGTCGGCGAATTGTACAATCTATGGTCAGAAAGCTGA